One window from the genome of Anguilla rostrata isolate EN2019 chromosome 5, ASM1855537v3, whole genome shotgun sequence encodes:
- the bco1 gene encoding beta,beta-carotene 15,15'-dioxygenase isoform X3, with amino-acid sequence MFSVGDTSYKHWFDGMALMHSFTIKNGDVIYRSRYLCGDTYKSNTEAKRIVVSEMGTMAYPDTSKSIFTKVITFLSHTIPDFTDNCGNNIIRYGKDYYATSETNYIRKIDPETLETLDKVDYLKYLTVNLVTSHPHYDKEGNTFNMGTTIAEKGKTKYTIFKVPSAAEGSAQETPALKNLEVISTIPCRSLLTPSYYHSFGMTDNYFIFIEQPFKLDILKMATAYMRGVNWASCLKFHPEDNTLIHLIDRKTGKQVETKFFTDSMVVYHHVNAFEEDGHVVFDVIAYNDNSLYDMFYLSKIKEDSEENRKAYSRPKCKRFVLPVQTHAQAPIGEDLVKLKFTTASAVKEKEGKIHCQPEILCEGVELPRINYNFNGKKHGYVYWTSAEMSPVSSKIMKFEVETRKSVEWTEENCLVCEPVFIGNPMAIEEDDGVVLASVICTDPEKSNFLLVLDGRSFTEIARAYVDADLHIDMHGHFIPQYN; translated from the exons TAAATCAAACACAGAAGCCAAAAGAATTGTGGTGTCTGAAATGGGGACAATGGCCTACCCAGATACTAGCAAAAGTATATTCACCAA AGTGATCACCTTTCTTTCACATACCATCCCAGACTTCACAGACAACTGTGGGAATAATATAATAAGATATGGGAAGGATTACTATGCCACCTCTGAAACCAACTATATCCGAAAAATTGACCCAGAAACTCTGGAGACATTGGACAAG GTGGATTACCTGAAGTATTTGACTGTGAAcctggtgacatcacacccaCATTATGATAAAGAGGGCAATACGTTTAACATGGGCACCACAATAGCAGAGAAGGGCAAGACAAAATATACTATATTCAAGGTCCCGTCAGCTGCAGAGG GTAGCGCTCAGGAAACCCCAGCTCTGAAGAACCTGGAGGTTATAAGCACTATTCCGTGTCGCTCCCTGCTTACTCCAAGCTATTACCACAGCTTTGGCATGACAGACAACTACTTCATCTTCATAGAGCAGCCGTTCAAACTCGACATCCTGAAGATGGCCACTGCATATATGAGAGGGGTCAACTGGGCCAGCTGTCTCAAATTCCATCCTGAAGACAAT ACACTGATTCACCTCATCGACAGAAAGACTGGGAAGCAGGTGGAGACTAAATTCTTCACAGATTCCATGGTGGTGTACCATCATGTCAATGCATTTGAGGAGGATGGCCACGTGGTGTTCGACGTCATTGCCTACAATGACAACAGCCTATATGATATGTTCTACCTGAGCAAAATAAAAGAGGATtcagaagaaaacagaaaagcttACTCCAGACCAAAGTGCAAGAGATTCGTCCTGCCTGTACAGACACATGCG CAGGCTCCGATTGGAGAGGATCTAGTGAAGCTCAAGTTCACAACAGCCAGTGCtgtgaaagagaaggagggTAAAATACACTGCCAGCCTGAGATCCTTTGTGAAG GTGTGGAGCTTCCCAGAATTAACTACAACTTCAATGGCAAGAAGCATGGATATGTCTACTGGACCAGTGCAGAAATGTCCCCCGTTTCTTCAAAG aTAATGAAGTTTGAGGTGGAAACAAGGAAGTCGGTGGAATGGACAGAAGAAAACTGTTTAGTCTGTGAACCTGTGTTCATTGGCAATCCCATGGCTATTGAAGAGGATGATG GTGTGGTTTTGGCTTCAGTCATCTGTACAGACCCAGAGAAATCCAACTTCCTGCTGGTTCTGGATGGCAGGTCGTTTACGGAGATCGCCCGGGCATACGTGGACGCGGACCTCCACATAGACATGCATGGACACTTCATCCCTCAGTATAATTAG
- the bco1 gene encoding beta,beta-carotene 15,15'-dioxygenase isoform X4: protein MGTMAYPDTSKSIFTKVITFLSHTIPDFTDNCGNNIIRYGKDYYATSETNYIRKIDPETLETLDKVDYLKYLTVNLVTSHPHYDKEGNTFNMGTTIAEKGKTKYTIFKVPSAAEGSAQETPALKNLEVISTIPCRSLLTPSYYHSFGMTDNYFIFIEQPFKLDILKMATAYMRGVNWASCLKFHPEDNTLIHLIDRKTGKQVETKFFTDSMVVYHHVNAFEEDGHVVFDVIAYNDNSLYDMFYLSKIKEDSEENRKAYSRPKCKRFVLPVQTHAQAPIGEDLVKLKFTTASAVKEKEGKIHCQPEILCEGVELPRINYNFNGKKHGYVYWTSAEMSPVSSKIMKFEVETRKSVEWTEENCLVCEPVFIGNPMAIEEDDGVVLASVICTDPEKSNFLLVLDGRSFTEIARAYVDADLHIDMHGHFIPQYN from the exons ATGGGGACAATGGCCTACCCAGATACTAGCAAAAGTATATTCACCAA AGTGATCACCTTTCTTTCACATACCATCCCAGACTTCACAGACAACTGTGGGAATAATATAATAAGATATGGGAAGGATTACTATGCCACCTCTGAAACCAACTATATCCGAAAAATTGACCCAGAAACTCTGGAGACATTGGACAAG GTGGATTACCTGAAGTATTTGACTGTGAAcctggtgacatcacacccaCATTATGATAAAGAGGGCAATACGTTTAACATGGGCACCACAATAGCAGAGAAGGGCAAGACAAAATATACTATATTCAAGGTCCCGTCAGCTGCAGAGG GTAGCGCTCAGGAAACCCCAGCTCTGAAGAACCTGGAGGTTATAAGCACTATTCCGTGTCGCTCCCTGCTTACTCCAAGCTATTACCACAGCTTTGGCATGACAGACAACTACTTCATCTTCATAGAGCAGCCGTTCAAACTCGACATCCTGAAGATGGCCACTGCATATATGAGAGGGGTCAACTGGGCCAGCTGTCTCAAATTCCATCCTGAAGACAAT ACACTGATTCACCTCATCGACAGAAAGACTGGGAAGCAGGTGGAGACTAAATTCTTCACAGATTCCATGGTGGTGTACCATCATGTCAATGCATTTGAGGAGGATGGCCACGTGGTGTTCGACGTCATTGCCTACAATGACAACAGCCTATATGATATGTTCTACCTGAGCAAAATAAAAGAGGATtcagaagaaaacagaaaagcttACTCCAGACCAAAGTGCAAGAGATTCGTCCTGCCTGTACAGACACATGCG CAGGCTCCGATTGGAGAGGATCTAGTGAAGCTCAAGTTCACAACAGCCAGTGCtgtgaaagagaaggagggTAAAATACACTGCCAGCCTGAGATCCTTTGTGAAG GTGTGGAGCTTCCCAGAATTAACTACAACTTCAATGGCAAGAAGCATGGATATGTCTACTGGACCAGTGCAGAAATGTCCCCCGTTTCTTCAAAG aTAATGAAGTTTGAGGTGGAAACAAGGAAGTCGGTGGAATGGACAGAAGAAAACTGTTTAGTCTGTGAACCTGTGTTCATTGGCAATCCCATGGCTATTGAAGAGGATGATG GTGTGGTTTTGGCTTCAGTCATCTGTACAGACCCAGAGAAATCCAACTTCCTGCTGGTTCTGGATGGCAGGTCGTTTACGGAGATCGCCCGGGCATACGTGGACGCGGACCTCCACATAGACATGCATGGACACTTCATCCCTCAGTATAATTAG